The region AAGACATCCTACCCGACCGTCACAATGCTTCGGTTTGCTTTGCCGCCAACTGTACTTCCGCTGAATCTGAATGGCGGAAAACTGTTCTTCAGCATTCGCGCGCCGCAGCGGACCGTCACACTGTCTTCCGGATCGGCAACGGATCCCATGGTTCTCCGGTCGCTGAACAGTCCGGTCGGTTCGTACGAACTCGAGATCGACAGCGAAGACGCGCTGCGAATCTCAGAGGACGGCGCACTGCACGTCCAACTGGATGTCAGTGAACTGCAACTGCAGGAATCCGAAGACATCGACCTGCAGGAAATCGACCGCTCCTGGACGCTTGATTACATCCGGCTGGAACTTCACGGTAGCTTGCTGGATCACTGACCCGCGGACTGGCATCCGGGGGTTGGGTGGGGCGCCGAGTTGAACAGTTGCTGTTGAACGCTCAGACTTCCTGACGATTCAGTGGCTTCCGCACAACTTCCGAAGCAAATTCAACTGACGAACCATTTCGCAGCGGATAAATCGACGTGAACGAACCAGTTGTTGTCGCGGAATCACTTACGAAGCAATACGGCGAATTCACAGCGCTGGACAGTTTGTCGCTGCAGGTGCATCGCGGCCAGATTCTGGGATTCATCGGGCCGAACGGCGCGGGCAAGACGACAACGATCAATATCCTGGTCGGCCTGTCTCGCCCGACAAGCGGCTCCGCGCGGATTGCCGGCGCGGACTGCGCGACGGATTCTCGCCGGATCAAGCGGCTGGTCGGCTACATGCCCGACACGTTTGGTGCGTATGAAAATATGCGAGTCCGCGAATACCTGGATTTCTTCGGAGCCGCCTATGGCATCAAACGTCCCGAGCGGCGCAAGCGCATCGCTGAGGTGCTGGAAATCACGAACGCCGCGTGGATGCAGGACCGCTTCGTCGACGCACTCAGTCACGGCATGAAACAGCGGATCGGGATCGCTCGCACGATGCTGCACGACCCGGAGGTTCTGATTCTGGACGAACCTGCCAACGGCCTGGATCCCGCCGCTCGAATTGAAATGCGCGAAATCCTGCTGCGGCTGGCGAAGGCCGGAAAGACGCTGATCGTGACCAGCCACATTCTTCCCGAACTGGCCAGAATCTGTGACATGGTGGCCATCATTACTCACGGCAAACTGCGAGCGTTCGGCACCGTTGATGAAATCATGAAAACGGTCAATCAGAAACGCATGATTGAAGTGCAGCTCAGCCATGCCGGGCAGTTGCCGGAAGCCGCGAAGCTTGTCAGCCGCTGCGTTGACCAGCCCGGCGACGTCGCGCCCTCCGAAGCGGAAATGATTGTCCGCTTCCGGACAAGCCGCACCGAAGACGAACTGGGTTCGCTGCTGGAACAGATGATCTCGGCAGGAATCCGTGTGACTCAGTTCCGGGAGATTCCGGCGGATCTGGAAGACGCGTTCCTTTCCGTCACCGGCACGTCCACCACCGGCACGTCCGGCAACGGCGATTCCGGCAAGAGCGCGAATCCGGCTGACGCGACAGCGACCGCAATACTGCGGGACAAATCGGTCACTGCGGGGAAAGCAACGTGAACGCAATTCTGGACAGAGAACTGCTGAGCCTGCTGCGTTCACGACGGGCGTTTGCGATTCAGGCGGGCGTCGCTCTGGTCTGCGGACTGCTGATCATCCTGCGCTGGCCCGCGGGGGCTCGCGCTGACATCGCCGGAGAACGTTCGCGCGAAGTCTTCACGCTGTTCGGCTACGGACTTCTGGCATGCATGGTTCTGCTGGTACCCGTGTTTCCCGCGGCGAACATCGTTCGGGAACGGCAGCAAAAGACATTGTTGCTGCTGCTGCATTCGCCGCTGAGCCCGGTCACGATCTACTTTGGCAAACTGGCGGCGACGCTGGGATTCGTGCTGATTCTCATGGCGCTGAGCGTTCCGGCGGCCGCAGCGTGTCACGCGATGGGCGGCGTTTCGCTGTTCAGCGGCCTTGCGATGCTGTACGGCGTGCTGACGGTTGTGGCCATTCAGTACGCTGCGCAGGGACTGTTCATCAGCAGTCGCGCACGATCAACCGATGCGGCGCTGCGAGTCACCTACTTCAGCGTGCTGCTGGTGTGCGGCGGCGTGCTGGTACCGCACCAGTTTCTGCAGGGAACAGAAAGTCCGCTGGCTTCCATCGCCGCGAAACTGCGATTCGTGTCGCCGCTGCCGGCCGTGATGGAAGTGCTGGGTCACGCTGACGCGGGGTCATACGGACTGCAGAGTGGTTCCGGAGCGCCCGGGTTCTATGTGATCAGCGCTGTGATTTCGATCGCCGTTTTCGCTGCGGCCACGATCCGCAGGCTCAGTCATCGAATCTTCGACCAGGCGCGATCGCAGGGCGTCATCACCGACGAACGCTCCGGCCTGCAGAAACTGGTCCGTCGGCTGATCTTTTTGGTCGACCCGCAGCGTCGGAAGTCCGAGATCGGTCCGCTGACAAATCCGGTCATGGTGAAGGAATTCCGCTGTCGGCAGTTCGGACGTCTGCACTGGCTGCTGCGTCTGATTGCCGGCTGCGCGATGGTGTCGCTGGTGCTGACGTACGCGACGACGCTTGGATCAGCCGACTGGGGCGTGGAGACGATCGGCGGCATCATCGTCGTCATGCAGGTCGCTCTGATCGTGCTGATCACACCCGGCCTGGCGGGAGGACTCATCAGCAGCGAACACGAAAGCGGAAGCTGGAAACTGCTGCGAATGACACCACTCACCGCCGGCGTCATCCTGCGCGGCAAACTGCTGAGCGTCACAGGCACGATGATCCTGATCCTGTGCGGAACGCTGCCGGGCTATCTGGTGATGATGCGCATCAATCCGCTGGTCACGGAGCAGGTCCGGCAGGTCGTCATCTGCCTGGTGCTGACAGCAGTTTTCGCCATCCTGTTAAGCGCCACGGTCAGCAGTTTCTGCCAGCGGTCGGCTCCCGCAACAGTCACTTCCTACATTCTGCTGATGCTGGTGTGCCTGGGACCCATGCTGATCTGGCTTGGACGCGACGCTCCCTTCGGACATGCCACAGTGAACGCCGCTTTGACGATCAACCCGCTGGCCGCGGCGCTGAGCGTGATCCGGACGCCGGGATTCTCGGCGTATCAGCTTGTTCCGCAGAACTGGTGGATCATGGGCGTATCGTCACTGGTCCTTCTGGCCGTGCTGATGATTCGCATTCGTATTTTGCTTCGTCCCGATTGACGCAGCGGCAAATTTGTCTGCGACAACCGTTGTCTTCCCTGCAGGTCGGTGTCCGTTGATTGCGAAAATTCCGGAATTCATTTCAAAACCCGCCCGAGCGGCCGTGCCGGCCATTGCCGCGCTGCTGGCACTCTGCGCGGAAAGTGTTCCTGCGGGTGTGCCTCAGTTGCCTTCAATCATGGACCATGATCCGGAACTGCCGCGGCAGCACATCGTGCGGCATGTACCGGCACACTGGAAACAGCTTTGGCGAGAAGCTCTGGCCGGACAGGAGGAGGACCTGCGTCGCGAAGCCGCAGCTGCGGTTCTTCGTGAACATCAGCGCGGCTGCCCGGACGTGGACGACATGGGCCCGGACTTGCTGAACGCACTTTCGCTGTCGTCGCATTCCGCTGTTCGACAGACGATTGCCGAAGCGCTGATCGAACTGGACTTTCGAGAAGCCGCCGGCGCGCTGTCCGAACTCGCTGCGGCTGGCGGCACCGCGGAGTCGCTGCTGGTGGAACCGGCGCTGGGGAGCTGGGGCTACAATCCGATCAATGACGTCTGGCTCACCCGGCTGAACGATGC is a window of Planctomycetaceae bacterium DNA encoding:
- a CDS encoding ABC transporter ATP-binding protein, translating into MNEPVVVAESLTKQYGEFTALDSLSLQVHRGQILGFIGPNGAGKTTTINILVGLSRPTSGSARIAGADCATDSRRIKRLVGYMPDTFGAYENMRVREYLDFFGAAYGIKRPERRKRIAEVLEITNAAWMQDRFVDALSHGMKQRIGIARTMLHDPEVLILDEPANGLDPAARIEMREILLRLAKAGKTLIVTSHILPELARICDMVAIITHGKLRAFGTVDEIMKTVNQKRMIEVQLSHAGQLPEAAKLVSRCVDQPGDVAPSEAEMIVRFRTSRTEDELGSLLEQMISAGIRVTQFREIPADLEDAFLSVTGTSTTGTSGNGDSGKSANPADATATAILRDKSVTAGKAT
- a CDS encoding ABC transporter permease translates to MNAILDRELLSLLRSRRAFAIQAGVALVCGLLIILRWPAGARADIAGERSREVFTLFGYGLLACMVLLVPVFPAANIVRERQQKTLLLLLHSPLSPVTIYFGKLAATLGFVLILMALSVPAAAACHAMGGVSLFSGLAMLYGVLTVVAIQYAAQGLFISSRARSTDAALRVTYFSVLLVCGGVLVPHQFLQGTESPLASIAAKLRFVSPLPAVMEVLGHADAGSYGLQSGSGAPGFYVISAVISIAVFAAATIRRLSHRIFDQARSQGVITDERSGLQKLVRRLIFLVDPQRRKSEIGPLTNPVMVKEFRCRQFGRLHWLLRLIAGCAMVSLVLTYATTLGSADWGVETIGGIIVVMQVALIVLITPGLAGGLISSEHESGSWKLLRMTPLTAGVILRGKLLSVTGTMILILCGTLPGYLVMMRINPLVTEQVRQVVICLVLTAVFAILLSATVSSFCQRSAPATVTSYILLMLVCLGPMLIWLGRDAPFGHATVNAALTINPLAAALSVIRTPGFSAYQLVPQNWWIMGVSSLVLLAVLMIRIRILLRPD